TCAAGGCCTCCTGTTAACTGCCTGCAGTGTGGGCTGTGCGGCTTTTGCCCTTTTCTACAGCCTCTTTGTGCTGAAGGTCCCTGAGTCTGTGTCCAAGCCCAACAATGTATACCCCACCGTAGATACTGTGTCTGGCATGGTGGGCACCTATCGAACCCTAGATCCAGATGAACTGGACAAGCAGAATGTATCAGGGAACCCTCTGACTTCTGGGAAAAGGAAGCCCTCCCTAACCATCATCACCCTGCTATTTGTGGGTGCCATCGTCTATGACCTGGCTGTCGTGGGCACAGTGGATGTCATGGCCCTTTTTGTGCTAAAGGAGCCTCTCAGTTGGAACCAAGTGCAGCTGGGCTATGGGATGGCTTCTGGATACATAATCTTCATCACCAGCTTCTTGGGTGTTCTAGTCTTCTCCCGCTGCTTCCGGGACACCACGATGATCATAATTGGGATGGTCTCCTTTGCGACTGGAGCCCTTCTCTTGGCCTTTGTGAAGGAGACATACATGTTCTACATTGGTAAGTCTGAGGCTTATGGAGGTAGGGCACTGCTGGCAATCTGTGTCATAGTTTATGGGTGTGGACCGGGAGTCCCATTTCAGTACAAGGGACTGAACTTGGAGTTCAGGAGGTACAAGGGAGACAGGAATGggtttgtctgttttgtgctGGGTGTTACCTGTGTGGCTAACTGAATCTTGCCACAGTGGTACCCATGACTCTGGGTCAAGGAGATGTAGTCAGTGGATCTTGGAATAAGTATGAAGGAAGGCTGTCAGACAGCCTTAAGTGGAGATGGGTCCATTTgactttaatacattttaaattttatttatttaatcagaGTGGGGAGACGGGCACATTGTGACACACctgtgatggtcagaggacagctcgtCAGAGTTTatttcctccttccaccatgtgggttcaggggttgaactcaggttgtctggcaCTAAGCACTTCCCCAGTCCTCTTCTCTCTAGCTTTAAAGAGATAAGACACACAAAAAGTTCCCTAAATCATTAGGGCCAAATATAGACTTTTTAACAATACATAGAATTTCTCAATAATTGGTGCTAATGAGCTCCATTGGCTCTGCAAACGATGGAGTACATTCCCATAAGACCATGGACAGAAGTTTCCTCTGGAGGACAGAGGTCATACAACCTCTAGCAGAAAGTTCTAGAATTCATGCTGCAACAGAATTTTCTACAGCTGCTAAGTGGCCTTCGTCTGTCAACACAACGTCCACGAGCTTTGTATGTCTATTGAGCATTTGCTATGTGGCTAGGGTAAGGAAAGGCTTATTTGCTGTTAACTTATGTAGGCTGCATGTGCCTAATAGCTAAGAATTCGGAAAGAAAAAGTCTAGGTTATCAGAGAACTGCCCAGGCTGTACACCTCAGAAAGACAGCTAGCAAAACAGCAAGGTCCCATGAAGAAGGCCTTGTACGGAGAGAGGATGGAATGTCCCTCTCTCCAGTCATTCCCACCTcgtctctccatcctcctgcccacctctctcctttatcttcctctttctctcccctcccccacctgcatGTGGCTAGTTAATGGGGCTTTAGGGATGTGTGGCTGCTGAACTAGGGGAACTCTGTCTGAAAGAGCCAGAGATTCAGAGTCTGGGCTACTCAGGTGCTCCCAGCAGAGAAGTTTAATGCTTCCAGGTCAAGGCCaagggactgggggtggggaggggctggaAGAGAGGGAAGCCTTTGCTTTGTTCTGGTCTCCTGGGTTAAAGCTGAACTCAAATGAGAATTGTTCTTACTATCTGTTACAGCTCGAGCCGTCATGCTCTTCGCACTTATCCCCATCACGACCATCCGATCAGCCATGTCCAAACTCATAAAGGACTCTTCCTACGGTGAGTGAATCTCTCCAGGATGTCCAGCCCAGGCTGTCACAGATGCTCAGAAGATCcagaagcagggctggagagatggctcagttgataaagtgtttgCATGAGGTCCAAGACTGGATCTCTGGCACTCATATAAAATGCTGGTATGGaaatacatacctgtaatcctagtgctggggagccGAGGGGAGAATTCCTGGAGCTTTATGTCTACCTCTGGCCTTCATAATGCACATtatgtgcacacttgtgtgttcacatacacacacaagcatacacacacatacacaagttcTAGAAGCATCCTCAAACTTATAAGAAGCATACTGGTTTCTATCTAGGGCAAAAAGAATGGAGAAAGCGGGGTGGGAAAAACTCATAAAGATAGTCGCTACAAGCCAGAGTCAAAGAAAGGTATTTCAGGGACATCCAGCTAGATGGAGACAAGATTCCCATCAAATGGAGCCATGGAAGCTAAAAAAGGAGCCCTTAGGTGAGCAGATCTCTGGAGCCCCCCAAGAACCAGGTAGAGGGAACAAGAAAGGGACAATAGCACATCTCTTGATAATCTTTGTCTCTTCCACAGGAAAGGTGTTTGTCATACTGCAGCAGTGTCTAGCTCTGACTGGTGTGGTGACATCCACCATATATAACAAGATCTATCAGCTCACCCTGGACAAGTTCGCTGGCACCTGCTTTGTCctatcttcctttctctccttcttggCAATTGTCCCAATTGGGTAAGACAGAAACTGTCTGCTGTGTGGGTTGGGGCCCTGGTGTTGACATCAACCACAgacctcttgttttgttttgttttgttttgttttgtaattataaGCTCTCTCTCAAAGAAGAACACAGAAATGGGGCTCCTCTCTGGCAGTTTCATAAGATGGATTTATTTATAGGGGCTTCATAGACTTCCTTACAGTTGGAGGGCCTGTTAGTAACTCACTGGAGCCATTCTAACCAAATCTTTTATTTGAATCCCTTTAGGATCCCTTGTCCCTTCCAAAGACTGTTTCTTCTCTGTGCCCTGAAGGGACTCAGTGACCATTGCACATGTGAGCTCCCCAATAAGGCCTTAGGCAACAATCCCTTGACCTCTTCCTCTGGAGGACCATCTCCTATGTGAAACAGTGATGAGCAGGCAAGCTGCTGCACAGCCAGGCACTAGCCGAGGAGTCAGCAgaatagaaggaaagaagggttaGTTCTGGCTTCACTAGAAATGAGTGTGAAtagcaaaggtgtgtgtgtgtgtgagagagagagagagagaaagagagagac
This DNA window, taken from Cricetulus griseus strain 17A/GY chromosome 2, alternate assembly CriGri-PICRH-1.0, whole genome shotgun sequence, encodes the following:
- the Slc46a2 gene encoding thymic stromal cotransporter homolog, whose protein sequence is MGPGVTYPWGSRLSGFQMRTWIEPVVASTQVAGSLYDAGLLLVVKESFASNHTASQSLRGHQEDQQQKAISNFYIIYNLVVGLTPLLSAYGLGWLSDRYHRKISICTSMLGFLLCRIGLLLKVMLDWPVEVMYGAAALSGLCGGFSAYWSGVMALGSLGSSEGRRSLRLILIDLVLGLAGFCGSMASGHLFKQMVGHSAQGLLLTACSVGCAAFALFYSLFVLKVPESVSKPNNVYPTVDTVSGMVGTYRTLDPDELDKQNVSGNPLTSGKRKPSLTIITLLFVGAIVYDLAVVGTVDVMALFVLKEPLSWNQVQLGYGMASGYIIFITSFLGVLVFSRCFRDTTMIIIGMVSFATGALLLAFVKETYMFYIARAVMLFALIPITTIRSAMSKLIKDSSYGKVFVILQQCLALTGVVTSTIYNKIYQLTLDKFAGTCFVLSSFLSFLAIVPIGIVAYKQVPRPQQGERAEK